A genomic segment from Saprospiraceae bacterium encodes:
- a CDS encoding TetR/AcrR family transcriptional regulator, with protein sequence MAAVIFKNKEKEEAIIRAAEKVFFSVGYQNAKMEDIAKGCDFSKVTVYSYFTSKENLYMALTYKAIQHLIEILYECWEKNRNENGLEAFMILVENYLNFCIANKNYADLILNYLTIVRRTVAGEKLNKISEAMQNSVYYRKIRGIQNVPIDIAAEEIKRGQKDGSITQNKSPWVIHHMMWSMITGFVKVNYQPSEKTFIGADNEEWKNLLLETIRGICMDKV encoded by the coding sequence ATGGCTGCTGTAATTTTTAAAAACAAAGAAAAGGAAGAAGCAATTATAAGGGCAGCTGAAAAGGTTTTCTTTTCGGTGGGTTACCAAAATGCAAAAATGGAAGATATTGCCAAGGGGTGTGACTTTAGTAAAGTGACGGTTTATTCCTACTTTACGAGCAAAGAAAACCTTTATATGGCACTCACTTATAAGGCCATCCAGCATCTCATTGAAATTCTCTACGAGTGCTGGGAAAAAAATAGAAATGAAAATGGTTTAGAGGCTTTTATGATCCTGGTAGAAAACTACCTCAATTTTTGTATTGCCAATAAAAACTATGCTGATTTAATCCTCAATTATTTAACCATTGTCAGAAGAACGGTGGCTGGTGAAAAACTCAATAAAATATCCGAAGCCATGCAAAATTCCGTCTATTACCGCAAAATAAGAGGTATCCAAAATGTTCCCATAGATATTGCTGCTGAAGAAATTAAACGAGGCCAAAAAGATGGAAGTATTACACAAAATAAATCTCCCTGGGTGATCCATCATATGATGTGGTCCATGATTACAGGGTTTGTCAAGGTGAATTATCAACCTTCGGAGAAAACCTTTATTGGAGCGGATAATGAGGAATGGAAAAATTTATTGTTGGAAACCATTAGGGGGATTTGTATGGATAAGGTTTAA
- the fabG gene encoding 3-oxoacyl-ACP reductase FabG, with the protein MRLKDKVAIVTGGARGIGKAISELFAQEGATVIIWDLLEEGETTAAGIQLQGGKATFEHLSVTDAPAIQASAQKIAEKYGKIDILINNAGITRDRTLLKMSDAEWQSVLDVNLTGVFNCTKAIVPYMKENGYGRIVTAASNVGLRGNFGQTNYSATKAAVIAMAKTWTLEFGRYGITSNCVAPGFTLTDMTALIPKEHLTNVKDTIPLRMVADPIDIAYGYLYLASDEARFVSGICLTIDGGWSR; encoded by the coding sequence ATGAGACTAAAAGACAAAGTTGCCATCGTTACAGGTGGTGCACGAGGTATTGGCAAAGCGATTAGCGAGTTATTTGCCCAAGAGGGGGCTACCGTTATTATTTGGGATTTGCTGGAGGAAGGTGAAACAACGGCTGCCGGCATTCAATTGCAGGGGGGAAAAGCAACATTTGAGCACCTTTCCGTTACCGATGCTCCCGCCATTCAGGCTTCGGCTCAAAAGATCGCCGAAAAGTATGGTAAAATAGATATCCTTATTAATAATGCAGGGATAACACGTGACAGAACCTTATTGAAAATGTCGGATGCAGAATGGCAATCGGTCCTTGATGTCAACCTGACAGGGGTTTTCAACTGCACCAAAGCCATTGTACCTTATATGAAAGAAAATGGTTATGGCCGAATTGTTACTGCCGCTTCCAATGTTGGCTTGCGCGGTAATTTTGGCCAAACCAACTATTCTGCTACCAAAGCAGCTGTCATTGCGATGGCCAAAACCTGGACCCTGGAGTTTGGCAGGTATGGCATCACCTCCAATTGTGTGGCCCCAGGCTTTACCCTGACAGATATGACAGCCCTGATTCCAAAGGAACATCTTACAAATGTGAAAGACACCATTCCCTTGAGAATGGTGGCTGACCCGATCGATATTGCTTATGGCTATCTTTACCTAGCATCAGACGAGGCCCGTTTTGTGTCAGGTATTTGCCTAACCATTGACGGGGGCTGGTCCAGATAG
- a CDS encoding MaoC family dehydratase — MTFNTIAEFSEMEGKDLPVSDWLEITQEMVNHFAEATLDFQWIHTDVERAKKESPFGGPIAHGFFSISMASKFIMDAVSVKSVKMGVNYGLDKVRFPHPVPVGCHLRMHTKVAKISPQAPNGVKVFWDCTMEIKGVEKPACVARFISLMFE; from the coding sequence ATGACATTCAATACGATCGCTGAATTTTCGGAAATGGAAGGTAAAGATTTACCCGTTTCCGATTGGTTGGAGATTACCCAGGAAATGGTCAATCATTTTGCAGAGGCAACCCTCGATTTTCAATGGATTCACACCGATGTGGAGCGGGCAAAGAAGGAGTCTCCATTTGGTGGCCCCATCGCACATGGTTTTTTTTCCATCTCAATGGCCTCCAAGTTTATTATGGATGCCGTTAGTGTAAAAAGTGTGAAAATGGGCGTAAATTATGGCCTGGATAAGGTCCGTTTCCCACACCCCGTCCCCGTAGGCTGTCACCTTCGTATGCATACCAAGGTGGCTAAAATTTCACCGCAGGCCCCCAATGGGGTAAAGGTTTTTTGGGATTGTACCATGGAAATCAAAGGCGTGGAGAAGCCTGCCTGCGTGGCTCGTTTTATTTCTTTAATGTTTGAATAA
- a CDS encoding glucose 1-dehydrogenase — MGSIKKSFGLQGKVAIVTGSSKGIGESIARGLAEHGAKVVISSRKQAAVDEVASAFQANGWEAIGIACHIGDEKQRKALVDQTIDYFGGIDILVNNAAINPVFGPLEDADPGIFDKIMDINVKAPWALSNDCLPAMKARGMGSIINISSVEGIHPGFGLGLYSTSKAALIMLTKNQAKEWGKYGIRSNVICPGLVKTKFSAALWQNEKLVSKLESSLPSGRMALPDEMAGLAVLLASSAGAYMTGGVYTADGGYLIAG; from the coding sequence ATGGGGAGTATTAAAAAATCCTTCGGATTGCAAGGAAAGGTGGCCATCGTTACGGGCTCCAGTAAGGGCATTGGTGAATCCATCGCTCGCGGTTTGGCCGAGCATGGCGCTAAAGTCGTTATTAGTAGCCGCAAACAAGCGGCCGTGGATGAGGTGGCGTCAGCCTTTCAGGCCAATGGGTGGGAGGCCATCGGCATTGCCTGTCACATTGGCGATGAGAAACAGCGCAAGGCCTTGGTCGACCAAACCATCGATTATTTCGGGGGCATCGACATTTTAGTCAATAATGCAGCTATTAACCCCGTTTTTGGACCTTTAGAAGACGCCGATCCCGGTATCTTTGATAAGATCATGGACATCAACGTCAAAGCACCCTGGGCTTTGTCTAACGACTGTTTGCCTGCAATGAAAGCCAGAGGGATGGGGTCGATTATTAATATCAGCTCTGTAGAAGGAATTCATCCCGGCTTTGGCTTGGGGCTTTATAGTACCAGCAAGGCGGCGTTGATTATGCTGACTAAAAACCAGGCCAAAGAATGGGGCAAATATGGGATTCGAAGTAATGTCATTTGTCCTGGCCTGGTTAAAACGAAATTTAGTGCAGCCCTCTGGCAAAACGAAAAACTGGTTAGCAAACTAGAAAGTAGCCTTCCTAGTGGCCGAATGGCCTTACCTGATGAAATGGCCGGACTTGCGGTTTTACTGGCCTCATCGGCAGGGGCCTATATGACAGGCGGTGTCTACACGGCTGATGGTGGTTATTTAATAGCTGGTTAA
- a CDS encoding acyl-CoA dehydrogenase family protein, which yields MNFEYTDQSKALQDRVKKFMDLYIYPLEAEWNAFVLDPANAWKKWPKMDGLKAQAREEGLWNLFLPRAYGALSPGLSNLEYAPLAELMGRVRWASEVFNCSAPDTGNMEVLAKYGTPAQQEKWLKPLMEGKIRSAFLMTEPEVASSDATNISTSIQADGDDYLINGRKWWSSGAMDPHCKIAIVMGKTNAEAGRHHQQSMILVPMDTPGLKVLRPLTVFGYNDSPEGHAEVLLENVRVPKENLLLGEGRGFEIAQGRLGPGRIHHCMRLVGMAQRSLELMCQRVAERVAFGRAIKDFSSIRQDIAKSRCEIEQARLLTLSAADKMDQFGNKEARDLIAMIKIVAPLMAQTVIDRAIQAHGGKGVSGDTPLAGYFAAARTIRLADGPDEVHMYQLGRNTVKQWTE from the coding sequence ATGAACTTTGAATACACTGATCAATCAAAAGCACTCCAGGATCGAGTGAAAAAATTCATGGATTTATACATCTATCCCTTAGAAGCGGAATGGAATGCTTTTGTTTTAGATCCAGCCAATGCCTGGAAGAAATGGCCGAAGATGGATGGGTTGAAGGCACAAGCAAGAGAAGAGGGACTTTGGAATCTCTTCCTGCCTAGGGCTTATGGTGCGTTGAGCCCTGGTTTGTCTAATTTGGAATATGCCCCCCTGGCCGAATTGATGGGGCGGGTGCGTTGGGCTTCGGAGGTATTCAATTGCAGTGCCCCCGATACGGGCAATATGGAAGTGCTGGCCAAATATGGCACGCCAGCCCAACAGGAGAAATGGCTCAAACCGCTAATGGAGGGCAAGATTCGCTCTGCTTTCCTGATGACCGAACCGGAGGTGGCTTCCTCAGATGCGACCAATATTTCAACTTCTATCCAGGCGGACGGAGATGATTACCTGATTAATGGTCGGAAATGGTGGTCCTCAGGTGCGATGGATCCCCATTGTAAGATTGCCATTGTCATGGGTAAAACCAATGCGGAGGCCGGTCGCCATCACCAGCAAAGTATGATTCTGGTGCCCATGGATACACCAGGCCTCAAGGTGCTGCGCCCGTTGACGGTTTTTGGTTACAATGATTCTCCGGAAGGCCATGCCGAAGTCCTACTCGAAAATGTACGCGTGCCGAAAGAAAACCTACTGCTGGGAGAGGGTAGGGGCTTTGAAATCGCGCAAGGACGCTTGGGGCCTGGCCGCATTCATCATTGCATGCGCCTCGTAGGCATGGCGCAGCGATCGCTGGAACTCATGTGTCAACGGGTAGCAGAACGTGTCGCTTTTGGTCGGGCTATAAAGGATTTTAGCAGTATTCGCCAGGACATCGCCAAATCCAGGTGTGAGATCGAACAGGCCCGGCTCCTTACCCTTTCCGCCGCTGATAAAATGGACCAGTTTGGCAACAAAGAGGCCCGGGATTTAATTGCCATGATCAAAATCGTGGCGCCTTTAATGGCGCAAACCGTTATTGACCGCGCCATTCAGGCTCATGGTGGGAAAGGGGTCAGCGGTGATACGCCTTTGGCAGGCTATTTTGCCGCCGCCCGCACTATTCGCCTGGCGGATGGACCTGATGAAGTGCATATGTATCAATTAGGGCGAAATACGGTGAAACAGTGGACGGAGTAG
- a CDS encoding carboxyl transferase domain-containing protein, with translation MALEKLISPLPGIVVEIKVKAQQLVSKGQPLLVVEAMKMENAINCTADGIVQQLLVKEGDVISKGQVLMLFQRRAGAAEIQIFQKEIDLDHISEDLKALQDRTKNLLDESRPAAVAKRRAKGQLTARENIALLCDEDSFFEYGGFTVAAQRSRRTEEDLIKNTPADGLVTGTASINKTLFEGKEQPCLVMAYDYTVLAGTQGMFNHFKMDRMLTVAAKNKLPIVLFAEGGGGRPGDVDVQTIAGLHIMTFFEYAKLEGVVPRISIVSGYCFAGNAALAGTSDIIIATANTSIGMGGPAMVEGGGLGRFHPQEIGPAEVQSLNGVIDILVADEPAAILVAKQYLSYFQGNVLQWEAEDQRLLRQLVPANRKSVFDIRKVIATVADKGSVLEIGGTYAKDMYTGLIRVEGRAMGVIANDAQHQAGAITSEGAEKAARLLTLCDQFDIPILSLVDTPGIMVGPEAEKSGTVKHAAKLFTTGARLKVPFFAIVLRRGYGLGAMAMTRGSFHAADFIVSWPSAEFGAMGLEGAIRLGYSKELAAITDPEQREAAYEQMLAQAYERGKPINMAAFLEIDGVIDPADSRAWLLSGLNNRQNTKKSS, from the coding sequence ATGGCATTGGAAAAATTAATCTCCCCACTGCCTGGGATTGTTGTTGAAATCAAGGTGAAAGCACAGCAACTTGTTTCCAAAGGCCAGCCTTTATTGGTTGTGGAGGCGATGAAGATGGAAAATGCGATTAACTGTACGGCGGATGGTATCGTGCAGCAACTACTGGTAAAAGAAGGAGATGTCATCAGCAAAGGACAAGTCTTGATGCTATTTCAGAGGAGAGCTGGGGCTGCGGAAATCCAAATTTTCCAAAAGGAAATAGATTTGGATCATATCAGCGAAGATTTAAAAGCCTTACAAGACAGAACCAAAAACCTGCTTGATGAATCCAGACCAGCTGCCGTGGCCAAACGGAGGGCGAAAGGGCAACTAACCGCCCGCGAAAACATTGCGCTCCTCTGCGACGAAGATAGTTTCTTCGAATATGGTGGATTTACAGTCGCGGCCCAACGCAGTCGCCGTACGGAAGAAGATTTAATTAAAAATACGCCGGCGGACGGACTGGTTACCGGAACAGCATCTATCAATAAGACTTTATTTGAAGGAAAAGAACAGCCATGCCTGGTAATGGCTTATGACTATACCGTGTTAGCAGGCACCCAGGGCATGTTCAACCATTTTAAAATGGATCGGATGTTGACCGTGGCGGCTAAAAACAAACTACCCATCGTTTTGTTTGCGGAAGGTGGCGGAGGCCGCCCCGGCGATGTGGATGTACAAACGATTGCTGGATTGCACATTATGACCTTCTTTGAATATGCTAAATTGGAAGGCGTCGTGCCCCGGATAAGTATCGTATCTGGTTATTGTTTTGCCGGTAATGCAGCCTTGGCGGGCACTTCCGATATCATTATTGCGACGGCTAATACGTCCATCGGTATGGGAGGTCCGGCGATGGTGGAAGGCGGAGGCCTGGGGCGTTTTCACCCCCAGGAAATTGGCCCGGCCGAGGTCCAAAGCCTAAACGGTGTGATTGATATCCTCGTAGCAGATGAGCCTGCCGCGATCCTGGTAGCCAAGCAATACCTAAGTTATTTTCAAGGCAATGTGTTGCAATGGGAGGCGGAAGACCAACGCCTACTCCGGCAATTGGTTCCCGCTAACCGAAAAAGTGTTTTTGATATCCGAAAAGTGATCGCTACCGTGGCGGATAAAGGGAGTGTTTTGGAAATAGGCGGAACGTATGCAAAAGACATGTATACTGGCCTGATTAGGGTGGAAGGGCGAGCCATGGGCGTCATCGCTAATGATGCACAGCACCAGGCAGGCGCCATCACCTCCGAGGGCGCCGAAAAAGCAGCTCGCCTTCTGACGCTATGCGATCAGTTTGACATTCCTATCTTATCGCTAGTCGATACCCCAGGTATTATGGTCGGCCCCGAAGCCGAAAAAAGTGGCACCGTAAAACATGCAGCTAAACTTTTCACCACTGGCGCCCGCTTAAAGGTGCCATTTTTTGCTATTGTCCTGCGTAGAGGATATGGCCTGGGGGCGATGGCCATGACGAGAGGAAGTTTTCATGCAGCAGACTTTATCGTTTCGTGGCCAAGTGCTGAGTTTGGCGCCATGGGCTTGGAAGGGGCGATAAGGTTGGGGTATAGTAAAGAATTAGCTGCTATAACCGATCCTGAACAACGGGAAGCCGCTTACGAACAAATGCTGGCCCAGGCTTACGAGCGGGGCAAACCCATTAATATGGCCGCCTTTTTGGAAATTGATGGCGTAATTGATCCGGCTGATAGTCGCGCCTGGTTGTTATCAGGGTTGAATAATAGACAAAATACCAAAAAGTCCTCGTAA
- a CDS encoding DPP IV N-terminal domain-containing protein, giving the protein MMKKTIISTILIAIFTLSTKGQSTAEVTTTAKYEQAVKFLRSNTNQLVYRSGVRPIWLDDGTFWYNVSTSNGREYVLINPSDGTRKTATDVETLLGKKSMEEAPPVGRRRFSGAIPSPDNKKEAFIRDWNLWVRDLSTKAETQLTTDGIQDFGYATDNAGWRKSDRPILLWSPDSKRIATYQQDQRHVSEMYLVSTNIGAPKLQAWKYPLPVDENVILIHRVIIEVDQPKVIRLQLPPDPRRGTLCDDISCSGAFDDNEWSPDGSKLAFVSTSRDHKEAKMRIADAITGEVKDLFEEKVATQYESGQGSINWRYLPASNEILWYSERDDWGHLYLYDATTGELKHQITKGDFVVTRLLKVDAQNRLLFFEANGREKGRDPYFSHFYRVNFDGKNLQLLTPEDGNHTISLSPDDNYFVDNYSQPDVPPIAVLRNMEGKLIATLEKADISQLTASGWRAPLPIIVKSRDEQWDLYGLMFQPTKLDPKKKYPIINYIYPGPQGGGVGSRSFSPSRGDHQALAELGFIVVVIDGTCNPDRSKSFHDACYGNMGDNTLEDQISGIQQLAKKYPYMDLEHVGVWGHSGGGFATAAAMFRYPDFYKVGISESGNHENRNYEDDWGERYIGLLSKDQSNYEMQANQNFAENLKGKLLLAHGAMDDNVPPYNTYLVVDALIKANKDFDLLIFPNARHGFGADSPYMMRRRWDYFVKHLRGEEPPKEFVLATP; this is encoded by the coding sequence ATGATGAAAAAAACAATTATTAGCACCATTTTAATCGCCATTTTTACACTTTCAACCAAAGGACAATCAACCGCTGAAGTTACGACCACTGCTAAATATGAGCAGGCGGTCAAATTTCTAAGGTCAAACACCAATCAGCTTGTCTACCGTAGTGGGGTTCGTCCAATTTGGCTTGATGATGGCACCTTTTGGTACAATGTTTCTACCTCAAATGGACGAGAATATGTACTCATCAATCCCAGCGATGGAACCCGGAAAACGGCCACTGATGTAGAGACCCTTTTAGGGAAAAAATCGATGGAAGAGGCCCCGCCTGTCGGGCGCCGCCGGTTTTCCGGGGCTATTCCCTCTCCCGACAACAAAAAAGAAGCTTTTATCCGCGATTGGAACTTGTGGGTGCGCGACCTCTCCACCAAGGCGGAAACTCAACTGACGACCGATGGTATCCAAGACTTTGGTTATGCCACCGATAATGCCGGTTGGCGAAAAAGCGATCGCCCCATTTTGTTGTGGTCGCCAGATTCCAAAAGAATAGCGACCTACCAACAAGACCAACGCCATGTCAGCGAGATGTACCTGGTTTCTACCAACATAGGTGCACCCAAGCTACAGGCCTGGAAATATCCGCTTCCTGTAGATGAAAACGTTATCCTTATCCACCGCGTCATCATCGAGGTGGATCAGCCTAAAGTCATCCGCTTGCAACTCCCGCCCGACCCGCGCCGAGGAACCCTTTGCGATGACATTTCCTGCTCAGGGGCCTTTGATGACAACGAATGGAGTCCCGATGGCAGCAAACTGGCCTTCGTGTCCACTTCGCGCGATCATAAAGAAGCCAAAATGCGCATCGCCGATGCCATAACCGGAGAAGTCAAAGACCTTTTTGAAGAAAAAGTCGCCACTCAATACGAATCGGGTCAGGGGAGCATCAACTGGCGTTACCTGCCCGCTTCCAACGAAATCCTCTGGTATTCGGAGCGAGATGATTGGGGGCATCTTTATTTATATGATGCAACGACGGGGGAGCTTAAACATCAAATTACAAAAGGCGATTTCGTGGTCACCAGGTTATTAAAGGTCGATGCTCAAAATCGCCTTTTATTTTTTGAGGCTAATGGCCGGGAAAAGGGAAGGGATCCCTACTTTAGCCATTTTTACCGTGTAAATTTCGACGGAAAAAACTTGCAATTGCTCACGCCAGAGGATGGAAACCATACCATTTCCTTGTCTCCCGATGACAATTATTTTGTCGATAATTATTCACAGCCCGATGTACCCCCCATCGCCGTTTTGCGCAACATGGAGGGTAAATTAATCGCTACCCTGGAGAAGGCAGATATTTCTCAGTTGACCGCATCAGGCTGGCGCGCCCCGCTGCCCATCATCGTAAAATCACGTGATGAACAATGGGATCTTTATGGCTTGATGTTCCAACCCACAAAATTAGACCCAAAGAAAAAATACCCAATAATCAATTACATCTATCCTGGCCCACAGGGCGGAGGGGTAGGCAGCCGATCTTTTTCTCCCTCTCGGGGTGACCATCAGGCGCTGGCGGAGCTGGGCTTTATCGTCGTCGTCATTGACGGTACCTGCAACCCTGATCGCTCCAAATCTTTCCACGATGCCTGTTATGGTAATATGGGGGACAATACGCTGGAAGACCAGATTTCCGGCATACAGCAACTCGCCAAAAAATACCCTTACATGGATTTGGAGCATGTCGGCGTTTGGGGGCATTCCGGAGGTGGATTTGCTACGGCCGCCGCTATGTTCCGCTACCCTGATTTTTACAAAGTCGGCATTTCTGAATCTGGCAACCACGAAAACCGCAATTACGAAGACGACTGGGGCGAACGCTACATCGGCCTTCTATCCAAAGACCAGTCGAATTATGAAATGCAAGCCAACCAAAATTTTGCCGAAAACCTAAAAGGCAAGTTGTTGCTGGCCCATGGCGCAATGGACGACAATGTCCCTCCCTACAACACCTACCTGGTAGTGGATGCGCTCATCAAAGCCAATAAAGATTTTGACCTGCTGATTTTTCCCAATGCCCGCCACGGCTTTGGCGCCGATAGTCCCTACATGATGCGTCGCCGCTGGGACTATTTCGTCAAACACCTGCGTGGGGAAGAACCACCTAAGGAATTCGTCTTGGCGACACCTTAA